The following coding sequences lie in one Musa acuminata AAA Group cultivar baxijiao chromosome BXJ3-1, Cavendish_Baxijiao_AAA, whole genome shotgun sequence genomic window:
- the LOC135628787 gene encoding uncharacterized protein LOC135628787, with protein MLLCLRHSHLTPPSSFQHNHSDGKCFGSSSRTLFLPPSLVSIPFSLRGSHLRPSHCWKIARVTSSLIEAPVLWAGRLCIFYALLKTGLAGSDSNPFVPSGLRGDGEDLGFSKWIEMLQGRSDDKKATDRRKLVSKWHPTTKGTLKRSYRVPSKAEGRRLLKSIASLLSDDDHFVDATSHKGCQIRRESAHGESVCCNNVRALFDELPTPHLVVEITAFPAGPLTDKDYIKAEKLERVLRSGSSI; from the exons ATGCTTCTGTGTCTTCGTCACTCCCATCTCACACCGCCCTCCTCCTTCCAACACAACCACTCCGATGGCAAGTGCTTCGGTTCCTCATCCAGGACCCtgttcctccctccctccttGGTGTCCATCCCCTTCTCCCTCAGAGGGTCCCATCTGAGGCCCTCCCACTGTTGGAAGATTGCGAGAGTGACctcctccttgatcgaagctcctGTGCTCTGGGCTGGCAGGCTTTGCATCTTCTATGCCCTCCTTAAGACCGGTCTTGCTGGGTCCGATTCCAACCCTTTTGTTCCTTCAG GGTTGAGAGGTGATGGTGAGGATTTGGGGTTTTCTAAGTGGATTGAGATGCTACAGGGCAGATCAG ATGATAAGAAGGCAACTGACCGAAGGAAGTTGGTTAGTAAGTGGCACCCAACAACTAAGGGCACACTGAAGAGAAGTTATAGGGTACCTTCAAAGGCTGAAGGCCGTCGACTTCTTAAATCCATTGCATCCTTACTTTCTGACGATGACCATTTTGTGGATGCTACATCACATAAG GGTTGTCAGATACGAAGGGAGAGTGCCCACGGAGAAAGCGTATGTTGCAATAATGTAAGAGCTCTATTCGATGAACTTCCCACGCCACACCTTGTTGTTGAGATCACTGCTTTTCCTGCTGGGCCACTTACAGACAAGGATTATATAAAGGCTGAGAAGCTTGAGAGAGTCCTGAGGTCAGGTTCTTCCATTTGA